ACGGTGATCAAGCAGGCGGATTTGGTGATTCCTGACGGTGCAGGGGTGGTTTTTTATCTCAAGCTTAAGGGCAAAAATCAAGCGCGTTTTCCGGGTATCGAGCTAGCAGAAGCCATGCTGGCAAGGGCGGCAAAAAATCATTGGCAAGTGGTTTTTTTTGGCGGTGCACCGGGTGTTGCCGACAAGGCAAAAGACAAATGGCTGCGACATTATCCCCAGCTACATATCACCACCCAACACGGCTATCTCACCCCCGAAACAGAGCAGGCATGGCAAATCACACTTCAAGATTTACAGCCTCAGTTGATTTTCACCTGTCTCGGTGTACCAAAACAGGAATTTTGGATCCGCCACCATCGTCATCTCTGTCCCCACAGTACATGGCTCGGTTTGGGGGGGAGTTTTGATGTGTGGTCTGGCCTGAAACAACGTGCTCCTAAACTTTGGCAACAGCTGCACCTTGAATGGCTTTATCGCCTCTTGCAAGAGCCTTCCCGCTGGCGACGGATGCTCGCAATTC
The sequence above is a segment of the [Limnothrix rosea] IAM M-220 genome. Coding sequences within it:
- a CDS encoding WecB/TagA/CpsF family glycosyltransferase; the encoded protein is MLTTDALPSLPVFEIPVHLHGDYPQWLTNRICAGEGTHVVTLNAEIAMMTQRDPAIATVIKQADLVIPDGAGVVFYLKLKGKNQARFPGIELAEAMLARAAKNHWQVVFFGGAPGVADKAKDKWLRHYPQLHITTQHGYLTPETEQAWQITLQDLQPQLIFTCLGVPKQEFWIRHHRHLCPHSTWLGLGGSFDVWSGLKQRAPKLWQQLHLEWLYRLLQEPSRWRRMLAIPQFVWRSLWS